A window of Rhododendron vialii isolate Sample 1 chromosome 13a, ASM3025357v1 contains these coding sequences:
- the LOC131314459 gene encoding 9-cis-epoxycarotenoid dioxygenase NCED2, chloroplastic-like, which yields MSSSSPSTTLSRNSSIYAKRGSKIRCAVHSPSILQFPKLPYQLPTITTQDSHSTTTTNHNIHTPKTTQQPPHWNFLQRAAATALDAAESALLSRERRHPLPKTADPHVQIAGNFAPVPEQPAKHSLPVIGSIPDCIRGVYLRNGANPMYDPPAGHHLFDGDGMIHAVTINDNNSVSYSCRFTETHRLVQEREIGRPVFPKPIGELHGHSGIARLLLFYARGLFGLVDHSHGIGVANAGLVYFNRRLLAMSEDDLPYQVQITPSGELKTIGRYDFDNQLKSTMIAHPKLDPVTKELMGLSYDVVQKPYLKYFKFSPEGKKSPDVEIPLDGPTMMHDFAITQNYVVVPDQQVVFKLQEMLRGGSPVSYEEKKISRFGFLRRDAQTGSDIIWVECPDTFCFHLWNAWEEPESDEVVVIGSCMTPPDSIFNECDENLKSVLTEIRLNLKTRESTRRQILSPSQDLNLEAGMVNRNKLGRKTRFAYLAIAEPWPKVSGFAKVELETGRVEKFFYGDRRYGGEPFFVPRDPCSESEDDGYIIGFVHDERTGKSELQIVNAMNLRLEASVKLPSRVPYGFHGTFISSEDLAKQVV from the coding sequence atgtcttcttcttctccttctacCACACTATCAAGAAATTCCAGTATATATGCCAAGAGAGGTTCCAAAATCCGTTGTGCTGTACACTCCCCTTCAATTCTCCAGTTCCCAAAACTCCCCTACCAACTACCAACAATCACTACACAGGACTCTcactcaacaacaacaactaaTCATAACATTCACACTCCCAAAACAACCCAACAACCACCACACTGGAACTTCCTCCAAAGAGCCGCCGCCACTGCCCTAGACGCAGCAGAAAGCGCGTTGCTCTCCCGCGAGCGCCGCCACCCGCTACCGAAAACCGCCGACCCCCACGTCCAAATCGCCGGTAACTTCGCCCCCGTACCCGAACAACCCGCAAAGCACTCCCTCCCCGTCATTGGATCCATACCCGACTGCATTCGGGGCGTCTACCTCCGCAACGGAGCCAACCCGATGTACGACCCCCCCGCCGGCCACCATCTCTTCGACGGCGACGGAATGATTCACGCCGTCACTATAAATGATAACAATTCCGTTAGCTATTCATGCCGGTTCACGGAGACTCACCGGCTGGTTCAGGAGAGAGAAATCGGCCGGCCGGTTTTTCCTAAACCGATAGGAGAGCTCCACGGGCATTCGGGTATTGCCCGACTACTTCTCTTCTACGCCCGTGGTTTATTTGGGCTCGTGGACCATAGCCACGGCATAGGAGTAGCCAACGCCGGTTTGGTCTACTTCAACCGGAGGCTACTCGCCATGTCGGAAGACGACCTGCCTTACCAAGTTCAAATCACTCCCTCCGGTGAGTTGAAAACAATCGGACGGTACGATTTCGACAACCAGCTCAAATCCACCATGATAGCCCACCCGAAACTCGACCCGGTCACCAAAGAGCTCATGGGCCTCAGCTACGACGTCGTTCAGAAGCCGTACCTCAAGTACTTTAAGTTTTCCCCCGAGGGGAAAAAATCACCGGACGTGGAAATACCGTTGGATGGTCCAACCATGATGCATGACTTTGCGATTACTCAAAACTACGTCGTTGTACCCGACCAGCAAGTGGTGTTCAAGTTACAAGAAATGCTCCGCGGTGGGTCCCCCGTGAGTTACGAGGAGAAAAAGATATCCCGGTTCGGGTTTCTCAGGAGGGATGCTCAGACCGGGTCGGATATTATTTGGGTGGAGTGTCCGGATACATTCTGCTTCCACTTGTGGAACGCTTGGGAGGAACCCGAGTCAGACGAGGTGGTGGTCATCGGGTCGTGCATGACCCCGCCCGACTCGATATTCAACGAGTGCGACGAGAATTTGAAGTCCGTGTTGACAGAGATCCGGCTCAACTTGAAAACCCGCGAGTCAACCCGGCGGCAGATACTATCACCGAGCCAGGATTTGAATTTGGAAGCGGGCATGGTGAACCGGAACAAGCTCGGGCGGAAGACCCGGTTCGCTTACTTGGCAATCGCGGAGCCTTGGCCCAAGGTGTCCGGGTTTGCGAAGGTGGAACTGGAGACCGGAAGAGTGGAGAAATTCTTCTACGGCGATCGGAGGTACGGCGGGGAGCCGTTTTTCGTGCCGAGGGACCCGTGTTCAGAGAGCGAAGACGACGGGTACATTATCGGGTTTGTTCACGACGAGAGGACGGGGAAATCGGAGCTCCAGATAGTGAACGCAATGAATTTGCGATTAGAAGCATCGGTTAAGCTTCCTTCGAGAGTGCCGTACGGGTTTCATGGGACGTTCATAAGCTCAGAAGACTTGGCCAAGCAAGTAGTATAG